A stretch of the Polaribacter pacificus genome encodes the following:
- the hisC gene encoding histidinol-phosphate transaminase: MKTKFNINNLLRENIKSLKPYSSARDEYKDASTQEMIFLDANENPFQNGVNRYPDPQQNAVKDLLSGIKNVAAKNMLLGNGSDEILDLLFRAFCEPNKDNIISLPPTYGMYDVLANINAVANKKIVLTTDFQPKVNQILESVDANSKLLFLCSPNNPSGNSFSVESVEEILNNFNGLVVIDEAYIDFSAEKSWLERLSEFPNLVISQTLSKAYGMAGIRLGVCYASEEIITVLKLIKPPYNVNELTQQKALERLLNIAKVEKEVLEIKRQRSLLLATLKEVSCIQKIYPTDCNFVLVQVDDATKRYNQLIEKGIVVRNRTHEPLCENCLRLTVGTQKENEKLISELLSLSK, translated from the coding sequence ATGAAAACAAAATTCAACATAAATAACCTGCTTAGAGAAAACATCAAATCTCTAAAGCCCTATTCATCGGCGAGAGATGAGTACAAAGACGCCAGCACCCAAGAGATGATTTTCTTAGATGCCAATGAAAACCCGTTTCAGAATGGTGTAAATCGCTACCCAGATCCGCAGCAAAACGCTGTAAAGGATTTGTTGTCTGGCATTAAAAATGTGGCTGCAAAAAACATGCTTTTGGGCAATGGAAGTGATGAGATATTAGACCTGTTGTTTAGAGCCTTTTGTGAGCCCAATAAAGACAATATTATAAGCTTACCACCAACTTACGGAATGTATGATGTCTTGGCAAACATCAATGCTGTAGCCAACAAAAAGATCGTATTGACTACTGATTTTCAACCTAAAGTCAACCAGATTTTAGAGTCGGTAGATGCCAATAGTAAACTCTTGTTTTTGTGTTCTCCAAACAACCCATCAGGAAATAGTTTTAGTGTAGAAAGTGTAGAAGAAATCTTGAACAACTTTAATGGCTTGGTGGTTATTGATGAAGCCTATATTGATTTTTCAGCAGAAAAAAGCTGGTTAGAAAGACTGTCAGAATTCCCTAACTTAGTCATTAGTCAAACACTCTCTAAAGCTTATGGAATGGCAGGGATTAGATTAGGTGTTTGTTATGCTTCAGAAGAAATTATAACTGTTTTAAAGCTGATAAAACCGCCTTATAACGTCAATGAATTAACTCAGCAAAAAGCGCTAGAGCGCTTGTTAAATATAGCGAAAGTAGAAAAAGAGGTTTTAGAAATAAAGCGTCAACGAAGCCTTTTGTTAGCGACATTAAAAGAGGTTTCTTGTATTCAAAAAATATACCCAACGGATTGTAACTTTGTTTTGGTACAGGTAGATGATGCTACAAAACGCTACAATCAGTTGATAGAAAAAGGCATCGTTGTAAGAAACAGAACCCATGAGCCTTTGTGTGAAAATTGTTTGCGTTTAACAGTTGGAACCCAAAAAGAAAATGAGAAATTAATCAGTGAACTTTTATCGCTATCGAAATGA
- the hisB gene encoding bifunctional histidinol-phosphatase/imidazoleglycerol-phosphate dehydratase HisB, translating into MKKVLFIDRDGTLVLEPPVDYQLDSLEKLEFYPKVFQYMAKIASELDYELVMVTNQDGLGTDSFPEETFWPAQNKIISAFEKEGVVFSEILIDKTFPEENAETRKPRTGLLTAYFSEDYDLENSYVLGDRITDMELAKNLGAKGIFLAEDPQLGADEIETSRQEILDCIALTSTDWSEIYEFLKLKDRVAEITRNTNETKIYIKVNLDGSGKNDISTGLSFFDHMLDQIGRHGAMDLTIKVDGDLAVDEHHTIEDTMIALGELFNKALGNKLGIERYGFCLPMDDCLAQVAVDFGGRNWLEWDAEFKREKIGDLPTEMFFHLFKSFTDGAKCNLNIKAEGINEHHKIEGIFKAFAKAMKMAVKRDPNKMFLPSTKGML; encoded by the coding sequence ATGAAAAAAGTATTATTTATAGACAGAGACGGAACCCTAGTACTAGAACCGCCAGTAGATTATCAATTGGATAGCTTAGAAAAGCTAGAGTTCTACCCAAAAGTATTTCAGTACATGGCAAAAATTGCTTCAGAACTAGATTATGAACTGGTGATGGTGACCAATCAAGATGGTTTAGGAACTGATTCTTTTCCAGAAGAAACCTTTTGGCCTGCGCAAAATAAAATTATCTCAGCTTTTGAAAAAGAAGGTGTTGTTTTTTCGGAGATTTTAATCGACAAAACCTTTCCAGAAGAAAATGCTGAAACGCGTAAGCCAAGAACTGGTTTGTTAACTGCATATTTTTCTGAGGACTATGATTTGGAAAATTCGTATGTCTTGGGAGACCGAATTACAGACATGGAATTGGCTAAAAACCTAGGAGCTAAAGGGATTTTCTTAGCTGAAGACCCGCAACTGGGTGCCGATGAAATAGAAACTTCTAGGCAAGAAATTTTAGACTGTATCGCCTTAACAAGCACTGATTGGTCAGAGATTTATGAGTTTTTAAAATTAAAAGATCGCGTAGCAGAAATTACGAGAAACACCAATGAAACCAAGATTTACATCAAGGTAAATTTAGATGGATCTGGAAAAAATGACATCTCAACTGGTTTGTCCTTCTTTGATCATATGCTAGATCAGATAGGTAGGCACGGAGCGATGGATTTAACCATTAAGGTGGATGGCGATTTGGCCGTCGATGAGCACCACACCATAGAAGATACCATGATTGCTCTTGGTGAGTTGTTTAACAAAGCATTGGGTAATAAATTGGGGATTGAGCGCTATGGTTTTTGTTTGCCTATGGACGATTGTTTGGCACAGGTTGCTGTTGATTTTGGCGGTAGAAACTGGTTGGAATGGGATGCAGAATTTAAGAGAGAAAAAATTGGAGACCTGCCAACAGAAATGTTTTTTCACCTCTTTAAATCGTTTACAGATGGCGCAAAATGCAATCTAAACATCAAAGCAGAAGGCATTAATGAGCACCACAAGATTGAAGGGATTTTTAAAGCTTTTGCCAAGGCAATGAAAATGGCTGTAAAAAGAGATCCAAACAAGATGTTTTTACCATCAACCAAAGGAATGCTTTAA
- the hisH gene encoding imidazole glycerol phosphate synthase subunit HisH: protein MKVIIIDYGAGNIKSIQFAFKRLGVDAILSKDIEEIKTADRVIFPGVGEASSAMSMLQKSGLDQLIPTLTQPVLGICLGMQLMCTATEEGNTQGLGIFNVEVKKFSSAVKVPQMGWNEITQLRSPLFKGIKEKEYMYLVHSYYAQLCDEAIACTNYELNYASAMQKNNFYGVQFHPEKSGLAGEQILKNFIEL, encoded by the coding sequence ATGAAAGTCATCATTATAGATTACGGAGCCGGAAACATCAAAAGCATCCAATTTGCTTTTAAAAGATTGGGTGTTGATGCTATTTTATCAAAGGATATAGAAGAAATAAAAACGGCTGATCGCGTTATTTTTCCTGGAGTTGGAGAAGCGAGTTCTGCCATGAGCATGTTGCAGAAAAGTGGTTTAGACCAGCTTATTCCAACACTAACACAACCCGTATTGGGCATTTGTCTAGGCATGCAGCTAATGTGTACTGCTACAGAAGAAGGAAACACGCAAGGCTTGGGTATTTTTAACGTGGAGGTCAAGAAGTTTTCATCGGCGGTAAAAGTTCCGCAAATGGGCTGGAACGAGATTACCCAGTTAAGATCACCGCTGTTTAAAGGGATTAAAGAAAAAGAATATATGTATTTGGTTCATAGTTATTATGCTCAGTTATGTGATGAGGCGATTGCCTGCACCAACTATGAGTTAAACTATGCATCTGCCATGCAAAAAAATAATTTTTACGGTGTGCAGTTTCACCCTGAGAAAAGTGGTTTAGCGGGGGAGCAGATTTTGAAGAATTTTATAGAATTATAG